Proteins from a genomic interval of Candidatus Hydrothermales bacterium:
- a CDS encoding DUF1156 domain-containing protein has protein sequence MNNDKRLIEDYLPIKEISKEAAREKNIKQGHISRLHLWWARRHLVACRAAVYSSLVPAPKEKNGRGPKSAFIQRLCKYRADPHTVKEAIRHIYEAHAERLSKEPGKKSQ, from the coding sequence ATGAATAATGACAAGAGGTTAATTGAGGATTATTTGCCAATAAAGGAGATTAGTAAAGAGGCTGCAAGAGAAAAAAATATAAAGCAGGGGCATATATCTAGGCTTCATTTATGGTGGGCAAGAAGACACCTTGTTGCTTGCCGTGCTGCTGTTTATTCTTCATTAGTTCCTGCACCAAAAGAAAAAAATGGTAGGGGACCAAAGTCAGCTTTTATTCAGAGACTTTGTAAATATCGGGCAGATCCTCATACTGTAAAAGAAGCGATAAGGCACATATATGAGGCACATGCAGAGAGGCTCTCAAAAGAACCCGGTAAAAAATCACAGTAA